Part of the Vespula pensylvanica isolate Volc-1 chromosome 23, ASM1446617v1, whole genome shotgun sequence genome is shown below.
cagaaaaaagtaaagaaataaaaataaaaactggaGAGAAAGCAACAGcaaaatttaatatagttAAAACTCGCGGCATACTGCCTTGGTTATTGCGAACAAGTAAcacatttattacatatacctatatgtacTCTAACGTAGCTGATAACTTTGCATACGAGGTACGTAGTAATATGATTTGagagaattttgttttataattttttttattttttttatttctctctgcttattctttttatatccctTGATCAAGAACCACCGTTGCATTCGCATTTCGCGAATTTTGTCGAAAGTTGGTattgcactttttttttcgttcgtataaatttttaataatgttttttacgGAACGTTTCGGGACGTTTTGCGATTGGTCGAAGCAAGGTATATCGTAAAACGAGATAGATACTCGACACATTTTACGAAATCACTGAGTTATCTTTGTTCATGTTTTCGTCGTTTTGATCTAATTAATTCGACGATTTTTATGCGTCTGTCAACACCGTTCGTTTGCTTCGAATGAAATCTGTTCGTAGAttcaatcgattattaaataaagatgATTAATTACGTGCAAAAACTTAAGATAACGAGTCATCTCgtgtttatattaaaaaaaaaaaaaaaataaaagtcaatAGCGGAAAGTCGGAGCGgagttgagaaaaagaaaaaaatatacgatagcGACCACTGCAATGAATATTCCCGAATCAAGCGATAAACCGCAAACATTGTTCTACTTCCTTCTTCTAACCGAGCAACGTAATTGCTGCGATCAATTAACACGCGATTAACAACATTCCGGTGTCGAGCGAAATGGCGGGCTCGTTAACCGCACGCGAGCCACGTGCGTGTGTCCCTTACAAATAtggttttttctctttctgctactttttcctttcttctccttctttacgTTCGATTAAAACGACTGCAGTGTATCAAGACGTCCACGTGATGATCTGGATCGGCTTTGGATTCCTGATGACTTTCCTTAAAAGATACGGTCAAAGCGCTATCGGATTGACGTTCCTGATCGCTGCTGTCCTTGTCCAAGTTGCTTTGATCTGCGAAGCCGTCCTACATTTCCAGAGAAACAACAAGGCTTACCTATCTTCGGCCAGGTTGGTGAGATTccataattgtatattatttttctcttttctattgtGTGGATTTTTATTACTCGCGTCCGTGATTCTTTTCTCAATTTCCAGTTTTTAGATAGACGGAGGAGTTAATTGCGATtacctttattttatttcgaaatgcTCGAGCATTTTCAGatagaaaattcattaaaaattaaatattcgaagataacttttttcaaagataaccaagaatattattcgaaatttttttctgaaaaattcATGAATAATTCTAATTGGATCAGActttcgattttaaaatggacgtattattaaaagtttgaaaaaattccTGAAAAAAATTGCGTATATTgtacgattgaaaaaaaaattaaaactgtGCGACGATATCAAAAAGAATTCCGAAAATAACactgaatattttataaaaattttacatggTAGATCCACGAgtaattataatcatattcGACTTTCGGtctcgaaagaaaagttattctCTCTATTAAAACTCATGGAAAAAACGCACACGAagttaaaagaattaaaactttggagaaatatttaaaataaggtGACGGATCGAAAAATatcctttcaattttttcatacCGTGCTAATTATTAATCCGAATGGATTATTAGTAtctagaaggaagaaaagaaaaaaaagagtgaaagcaagaaaaagcaaaaatcgaaaggaaaaaactgCTTTATTGAAAATCATATCGTTTATTGTCATTACTCGTCAAAAATCCGTTTAATAAAGAAACTCGAGagattttcatcgatatctcGAACTCGATGCTCCGCGCAACCACGGTCGACGATTCGACGTTTGTTAAAACGTTATTCATTTCTCTATACGTTCGACTCCAATACCAaagcgagagggagagaaacgaacgagtgaaaatataagagagaaataatttttgccTGTACGATTCGCATGTTAATATCTACACGTTCGTTTTTGATCAATGttctacacatatatatatacgtgcccatctattttctatataaatacatacgtacatacatgcattgCATGCATTTGTGCGTATCTTAACCATGGAAAATGTAGTTTGACGTTGTGAATAGTACTGATCTCGAATGTCCGCTTCTATGAATTCAGactaggaaaaaaattaataaatttcaccgacgaattacaatattttcaattttttagctctctctctctctccctctctctctatccaatTAATACGTGGGAATATTGACTCGTTCtacaaagaaatgaaaaaagaaaagaaaaggaaatgtcagaattttcaatattttatgtttcaaCGGAAAGAACGCTATATGACATTGATATAAGTAACTGTATAGTACTGAATCGaccgataaataatattgaaatttataatatttgatgtacaagtaaatattgttataataacgatatagtATCGCGTCGGTCGATAAGTTAAGTCAGAATTTGCAATATTctgtatatatcaattttaaatacgttgtacatatattattttctaaatttgaaCAACGCCCACTCTTTGCATTATTAGGGTAAATAAACGAACAACATGACGTCGGTAAATGTAGTATTAAATTGGctaataacaaaacaaaatgaataCGTTCGACCACTCGAATCGAACTCGTATTTGGACTTTTTGAAGAAtttctctgtcctttttttttcttatttctttatgagTAAAGTAAGGAACGAATAAACTCGGAGGAATAGTTTTGGAAGACGAATAccaaagaaaatgttattcgTCCATGAACATATATCCACTGTTTTCAATGGCTTAGACGTAGCTcgaaggaaaaggataaaacgaaacgagagaaagagagagagagagagagagagagagacaaggtGAGTATAAGGTGAGACGAACTCGAAGAATGTTTTGGAAAGTGGCTACCGAGGGATATGGTTCAGAGACTAGGCGAAGAGATTGCACCGTAAAATAgggaaagaatgaaacaacGAGCAGTGgcattgaaaataaaacttttacgaGGAAACaccaagaagaagagaacacCATGCcagttcttctttcttttctatatcttctcTTGTTCTCCCATAAACGCATAAAATAAGACGCGAACGTGTTACGCGAAACAAAGTTAAACGATACTACTAAAAAATTGTGGGATACCAGTAAAGTTTCCCTTTAAGACGCAAGAgattagagagaaaataatgaaagaaaaaagaaaatatttttattattcgtaatacAAGAGAGACAAACAATTCGAAGCTAaaatcaaaggaaaataaatatctgtcaagtagatacgtatgtattacgAGTCTTACGGGTCATTAAATCGGATCAGAAcaatttcaagaatttcatTAAATGTAGTCTTACGATTTCTTTCCAAATGActtttataaaactttatcAAAAAGTTTCTATCTTCGTAGAAGTTATAAAATCGTTCATAAAAGAGTCCtacgttataaaaagaattcaaaagaTATAAGCTACGTGTCATTCGTCGTTTGAAAAGAACATTATGAAtactcgatctctctctctctctctctctctctctcattctctacCTCTCGTTTCTCTGCAAAGGTAAAgaagaatgaatttaataacgCGTGCTATATCCACCGATTTACAAATCGTACAATTTCTAGTCTGCTCAGTGCCGACGTTGCAGTGGCAGCTCCATTGATATCCATGGGTGCTCTTCTCGGTAAAACGACTTATATGCAACTCGTATTTATGGGTATCATCGAACTGATCGTCTACACCGTCAATAAGTACATCGGTGAGCATCATCTTATGGTAAGTTTATTCATTGTTTCATTCGTTGGTTAAGAAGGGTTTCGATTTATATAGGCGGTATATCTTTGTCGTAGCAGGTTTTATCTGGTTTTGCTCGGAACGGAGATCGGGTTTAATTTAAGTTCGGATCAGAATCGAACCTGGGTTGCGTCTGACAGAACGATACTTCGCATCGGGTCGTGAAGAATTATTCCAATGATCTTCAAGTTCCAcgtaattttcattgaaacgaTCGATGCAATTTTTGACGAGAAAACATATAACAATGGTTAATACGCGATAGACGTTGTCCGTTAATTGCAGAGTACGGGCCAAAAGCTGCTAAGCGatcttaaaaatcaattataccTTCGCAAGAACTTTCAGGATAccgatcgataaatatcgtGTCATATTTTTGACAGATAAATTCTAACGTACGAATCTCGTCGAATCGAGTTACCATCTGCATGCGTTAGTTCTAAAAAGGCAAAattcgttctccttctcttaaGACGATATTTCGTCGATACTCGAGATATTGAAAAGTATGGGAGGAAAAAGTTAGCCTCGTATTTCCGGGTCGGGTCAGTTCTGGTTCTCGTTCGCTCGCAGTACCGTGCCCGGCTGTCCGTGAAAATCGATCTACCAGACATATAGATAATCGACTACGAACCGTCGACccttgtctttctcttattctcgaGCGTAACGGAATGATAAGTTTCCTCGAATTTCATAGGCCGTCGATGCCGGTGACAGCATGTACGTTCATGCATTTGGTGCTTATTTCGGATTGGCCGTCAGTTTCATATTTGGAATGAAGGAGAAACCGAAGGAACATCGTCTCGAGGGATCGTCCTATCAATCGGACATATTCGCAATGATAGGTACGTTCTCGcgattattcataaaattcgattttgcTTTTCGTCACGGTAACATTCGCGTTCCACGTTACGatcatcgacgacgacgacgacgacgacgacgatcggtAAACTTAACGATCGAAGCGgaatcattaatttaattggGTTGACCGATAAACAACGTTATTATTTACAGCGTTAACGCGGTGTCCCttacttaaatataaaatactctGAAAATTCCAATATCACTTATCGGTCGATCGAATAAACGTTTGCGAGAGGGTCCGCAAATCGTTCGAATCGTactatacgtatttattttcagTTCGCGCATTTTCGATATCAGCAATGTCATCGAATTTTACGGTATTATTCATCGCACGTTATCCGTCGAGAGATTTCGAGCTCATTTTAACGTGCGACGGAACGAAGGAGCGAGAATTTCGTCACGTTCACAGGTTACATAGAGGACAAATTTTTAGGTTTTCGtcgagacaaaaaagaaagtgtgCTTTTCCTCGATGCATAACTCGTagcatttttttctatctcgaagCGTTCGAGAGATACGACCTGTTCCATTATATACCCTCTATGTAATTCGggatcgatataaatttaatttagaaataaaatgtaaagtcGATATCATCCGGAACGATAGAGTTACGCTATACGACTCGCAACGTCGGAGAATCGCTTTCGTATCCTTCGTTACGTTCGAAAGAAACGGGAAGAAAATTCGGGTGCGCGAGTGGAAGAGACGATATCGAGAGCCATTCTTGTTATAGCTTTGAAATCCGGTGAATGAAGGAGAGAACTTTTCGAGATGTAGTTCGCGAAACGTTTAAATGTCTCGAATACAGACCGCGCCAGAGATTTTTCTTGTCAGATTCTCGGAATTGCGGCAGCGTTTAGCAACGGTTGGAATAATAATGTCGTGAATACGAaggatcgaaataattttttacgcCGAAAGAAACGACGGCGTATGGTCAACCCTCGAACGTGTATTTTTCCGTATGGAAAAACTTGGTCGATAAGCGGCGATATCGGTTTAGAAAATTAGTATGCGATCGATCCGTTGGCgtctaaaaaaaaacagacatTATAGTAAAcgtaaataaatggaaatttctttcgatcgaaggtACGGTCTTTCTCTGGCTGTTTTGGCCATCGTTCAACGGCGCGGCACTCGAAGGGGATGACCAACAGAGAGCCATAATAAACACTCTCCTTTCGATCTCGGGAAGCTGCGTGATCGCCTTCGCCACGTCCGCTCTAATTTCAAAGGACAACAAATTCAACATGGTCCACGTACAAAACTCTACGCTTGCTGGTGGCGTTGCCATCGGCACAGCCGCAGGTATTTACACGCTACCTCGTTCCCCCTATCTACCTTAATTGGCCGTAATTACACGGCTAATCGCGATACCTTCGAGCCAATCCAATCGCATAAACAACGCGtttggaaataaatttcgacaaaaacaaaagaaaaagaaaaagaaaaagaaaaagaaaaagagagaaaaacgtagTTCTGCAACGTTCTTCCATCTTCTGCCCGTAACAGGTATGATGTGCGAACCGATAGGAGCTTTGATCGTTGGTTCTTTGGCTGGTTTGCTCAGCGTCCTTGGATACACATATCTCACggtatttgatatttatcttttaattaacgagACTAGAGAGGATATACGAGCTCGCAATTAACGGGCGCCCAGAGTTACACGCTGTTTTCCTTCGTTTGACCGAAATTCGATGCAAATGTAATACGGGCGAACGCGCAATCGTTCGAACGTAATGTTCGTTAAATACGAAATGGTTGTACGATCGAGagctttgatttttcttttttccttcgcttttcaagcgaaaagaaataaaaatcgtttttcgTCGAACGAATCCATCCGTCCTTCCTTCGTTACTTCTTGCTCCTCTTGGAGCATCGGCTTTTGCGGTCCAGGGGTAAGAACCGATCCCAGTTGCCCTCGCAAACGGTCCGTGTAGAGGGCTCGtaaatcgtatagaaaatCCTTGGGAAGATCGGTGTCGCGGGAGAGCTCTCGCGAAACGTGAAACACAGCCCTACGATAAATCGGTAATACGCGTGCCTGTGTAAACGCTCGGAAATATTCGAGTTTAGAATAAGTAAGTAATAGTTTTGTATACGTTTTTGCAGCCATTTATACAGAAACGACTACGTATACACGATACTTGCGGGGTTCACAATTTGCACGGAATGCCAGGAGTGCTCGCAGGAATTTTCGGTGCTATCATGGCCGCACTGGCCACGCAAAATTCTTACAATTATTCCCTTTACGAGGTACGTAATTCTCTCAAACCATACCTTACCTTTTAcattctcctttatttttcttaaaaggGTATCTTCAAACCGAATCTTATCTTagcgaatttcttttcctttttttatcctacTCTTTAATGCGCTACGTTATATcgcattatattattattattatcgctcCAAGTTGTATCACGCGTAACGTCGagctttaattttgttttcattgcAACAAACCTCCGTACAGATTTTCCCAGCCCGAGCACCCAGCTTCGAAAAGTTAAGCCCCGAGATGCGAAATGATTACGGTATTTTACCTGGTCGTAATAGAACGGCGATAGAACAAGCGAGTTATCAAATACTTGCGTTGGCCGTTACTTTGCTAATGGCCACAGTCTCTGGCTTAATAACGGGTAAGTAGATACGAACACGCGTCAACGCTTTCGTACGATGATGTTACAATTTTACGACGTACAAGAGGTATACGTTAAAATATCGGTATCGGTacggaacgaacgaaagagaacgttAATGTCTCTGCGTTATGGAAAGAcgagaaactttttctttctcgtcgatcCGTGACTCTTGCGAGTAGTTTcggtctaaaaaaaaaaaaaaaatcgaatcttTCGTAAAAATGTTGCGAAAATATTCGTAGTCGCGCCTGATACTATTTCGCGCGCACATACGCTAGATATTAACGAGAAACCGTTAAAAGCTCCAAATGTTTTTAAAGATgtcttaaataatttcaaagataatcGCACTGTGCGTCGTCGTAGAAACGTAGCGCGAAAAATTTCGTTGTAGACGGCGTCGTACGCCTACCGCGAAATTCAAATGTAAGAGAAGCACGCATGCGTCGTCGTTCAACGCGTcctaataatatttgaaattctctTATTTATAAACCAATCCGATGTTGTTTTAGGATTAGTTATGCGTACGTCCGTCTGTGGATCCATcgccgaagaagaaaaattcgacgATGCCGTTCATTGGGAattggaggaagaagaagaagaagaagaagacgattcGCATAAAGTTTcaaagattaaagaaagaaataatcgagtAGGCGATCAATTACCGATGGGTAACATTTGAGagcaaaattttcttcgaataaaatcatttcttagaatttcctttgttcctttacgtttatttatttttttttttttcccccccccccccgaAAACATTCGTTCCGATTACAGTTTCTTTGTCAACTTGGACAATCGTCCGTCGTAAACGTATCATCCAAATAAACATCACAATTgcgaaatatttgttattcgcGTAAACGATTATCATTTCGCTTTAATGCGATCAAGGAGAATTGAAAGCGACAAAGTTACAACGAACGCGTTTGCAAATCTCATTAAAACGTCAATCCTAGTCTCTATTATCTTGATCCGTAAAAGGAGACGTAACTACTAGGATGACAATTTTGCGATGCGTTCTGAACGGATTATTACTTTGGacaattttaatcgatttcttCTATAAAACTGTTGTATTAAAGgtgtacaataaatataacgttacataatttatgatataatccAATAGGAATGCTGTACGATCGAGGTCACTGATATCCTAACGAcgtcgagaaatttttttcttaacttcaCCTTCACTCGTTTTAATATGACGTCCTGTAAagtaatctattttttctttgtagatCGTCgtctttttgtaattttcctCGCAcgatacgtaaataaatttgaatagcAAAGAATATCGTAATTTTCGTTCATACGCTGCTTTAGGTAGCGTTCATTTCATCAGAGCGTGTACAACAGCTTTGGCGTTCAACGACTTTAAATCCGTATACGTTTGTCCAGTTCCAACGAAAACGATCGGCTGTCCGGTAATGTAAGTCATCGAAATAGCTGCGCCCACCTAAATATTTGATTCGTCGACGGATAATGAATCGATAAAAGTACTCTTAAGAAAGATCCATTTTGAGATATGCGTTCGCAGATCTCCCATACCTTGTCGTCGATGGTATCAAACTTGGTCAAAACAATGCCATCGATGATATGAGGATTGACGGAATTACTGTAATCGGCCAGAGCTTGATTGAATTTCACTAATTGATCTACAGCTTCGTTTCCGACGAGAGCCTCGCCAACGAATAATACCAAATCCGGTTCGTTTACTTTGATCAATTTGGCCAAAGCTCTCATCAACGGTTCATTGTCCTGCATTCTTCCGGCGGTATCCACTAAAACAACATCGAACCTGGAATCCTTGGCGAATCTAATCGCCTCCATGGCTATACCGGCCGCGTCTTTTCCGTAACCTTTCTCATAAAGCTGAACCATGGATTGATTTCCGTGTTTCTCCGGAGGGTGAAGAGCATTTAGATGGCGCATATGGGTTCTCAATTGCTCCACTGCGCCAGCTCTAAATCAAAAATCATCTTCATCAGAACGATTCAAAGACTGCTCTAAACGCAAGGAAAAAGCGCAACGTGCTGATCGATGCAACGATCACAGAAGGGACCTCCTTGAACATAACATACACGTCTATGAGTAAGTAACATTTTCAAATTACCTAAAGGTATCGCACGCTGCAATAAGTACACGAAAGTTGTTTTCTATCAACCAAAAGCAAATCTTAGCCAAATTGGTAGATTTGCCTACTCCATTAACGCCGCAAAATGCCATAACGTATGgtctattattctttttagcTTCAAGAGCATCCCTTAAAATATCGACTCTCCGTTTCGGAGATAATATTTGTACCAACGCATCGGTTAAAGTGGCTCTAACCGTACTCGTTACACTCTCGAACGTACCAAGCACTTTTCCTTCCAACTTAACCCGAACAGAATCGCACAGCTTTTGTGCGATATCGGCCGCTACGTTCTTTGAAATCAAGTGATCCTTGAACTTTTCCAGGACCGGAAGCATATCCTCGTGCTTTAAAGACTTATTGCCGACAAGGCTCTTAAACATAGAAAACATGCTATTTGCTTTCTTTTGTACTTGTGCTTTCGAACTTTCCATTTCCCTATCGTCAGAATCTTCGTCGTCGGGATCGCTCTCAACTTCCAAGTCACGAATGGTACCCTTCATTTTACCCACCAACTGATGCATatgcgtataaaaaaaaaagaaaaaaaaaggggggagagaaaaagagagagagaaagaaaatgaagacaACCTTTGAAGTGTCACGACCGATCGAGTAAGCGTATCAATTACATGCAAGGATATTTACTCCTGTATCGGCTGGAACATAATCTCCAACTTCTTCCGGCTTATCTTTGGTACGTTCCAGCGAAGCAAGATCCTTGGTAGTGCCTCCAAGTTCCCAAACGCGTGGTTTCTTTCCCGCTTTCTCCGACTTGGGACTCTTCCTAGTAACGAACAACAGACGCTAACTGTTGAAAAGTATTTCAATTGTTATACCTTCGCGCGTATACGCGCACATATAGAATCGAGTGTTCATTTACTGCTTATcagcttttttcttctgcCCGGATAATTTTTGAGCAAGCCTCATACGATTTGCGATAAGCGTTTCCTCGTCCACTTCTCCGTTATGATTTATTTGCGATTTAGGAAAGTCCAATTGCTTCGATATTTCTTGCACCTTTGCTGAAATAATCGATACAACACTCGCCCATTATTCCATTATTCCTATActtggaaaaaaatgtttaatcgaATGGTTAGAATTAACATACATTATCGCATACGCGATACGAATGCCGTAGCCTGCAAAGTCCTATCTAACGACAAGCGGCGTGAAAAAGCTACTTACCTTGATCGATTTCGTTATTGTTAATAgttcccttcttccttttacctgagaagcaaacaaacaaacgttGCGAGTTTCCGTCGGTAACGGCTTATATCGTACAAAGCAAACTCCTACAAACGCGAATAGTTTTGCTGATAGAGCCGATACGGAACGGAACCCAGTTCCAACGTTTAAACGCCGCTGGTACGCATTcgtttacaaatatatagcTGAATCCGTTACGTACCCTGTTTCTTATTATCCTTgtcatcttttctctctatcataCTAGCGACAGTCTTTTTAGATTTTAGACTCTCGTCGAAGGTACGCATTTGTTTAGGTATTTTAGCCTGCGCCCTTGCCCATTGTTCGGCGGCAGCCAACACACGATCGTAATATTGTTTGAATTCAAAATTAGAGAACCATTGAGACGTTTCTAActcgtttttaaatttatcccTAAACTGTAGATGTATGTCGTTTAAGAACTTATCTA
Proteins encoded:
- the LOC122636746 gene encoding ammonium transporter Rh type A isoform X1, with translation MGKGMLSVCGVKQQVVLLFLIEIILIVLIGTLTTYGPEANANLLKNHAEDDGNNENDKKPQSDPLRIYPMYQDVHVMIWIGFGFLMTFLKRYGQSAIGLTFLIAAVLVQVALICEAVLHFQRNNKAYLSSASLLSADVAVAAPLISMGALLGKTTYMQLVFMGIIELIVYTVNKYIGEHHLMAVDAGDSMYVHAFGAYFGLAVSFIFGMKEKPKEHRLEGSSYQSDIFAMIGTVFLWLFWPSFNGAALEGDDQQRAIINTLLSISGSCVIAFATSALISKDNKFNMVHVQNSTLAGGVAIGTAAGMMCEPIGALIVGSLAGLLSVLGYTYLTPFIQKRLRIHDTCGVHNLHGMPGVLAGIFGAIMAALATQNSYNYSLYEIFPARAPSFEKLSPEMRNDYGILPGRNRTAIEQASYQILALAVTLLMATVSGLITGLVMRTSVCGSIAEEEKFDDAVHWELEEEEEEEEDDSHKVSKIKERNNRVGDQLPMGNI
- the LOC122636746 gene encoding ammonium transporter Rh type A isoform X2 produces the protein MLSVCGVKQQVVLLFLIEIILIVLIGTLTTYGPEANANLLKNHAEDDGNNENDKKPQSDPLRIYPMYQDVHVMIWIGFGFLMTFLKRYGQSAIGLTFLIAAVLVQVALICEAVLHFQRNNKAYLSSASLLSADVAVAAPLISMGALLGKTTYMQLVFMGIIELIVYTVNKYIGEHHLMAVDAGDSMYVHAFGAYFGLAVSFIFGMKEKPKEHRLEGSSYQSDIFAMIGTVFLWLFWPSFNGAALEGDDQQRAIINTLLSISGSCVIAFATSALISKDNKFNMVHVQNSTLAGGVAIGTAAGMMCEPIGALIVGSLAGLLSVLGYTYLTPFIQKRLRIHDTCGVHNLHGMPGVLAGIFGAIMAALATQNSYNYSLYEIFPARAPSFEKLSPEMRNDYGILPGRNRTAIEQASYQILALAVTLLMATVSGLITGLVMRTSVCGSIAEEEKFDDAVHWELEEEEEEEEDDSHKVSKIKERNNRVGDQLPMGNI
- the LOC122636744 gene encoding signal recognition particle receptor subunit alpha homolog, with the protein product MLDLFTIFSKGGIVLWCFQSTSQIFTPSVNALIRSVILQERTGNHTFEHESLRLQYKLDNEFELVFVVAYQKILQLSYVDKFLNDIHLQFRDKFKNELETSQWFSNFEFKQYYDRVLAAAEQWARAQAKIPKQMRTFDESLKSKKTVASMIERKDDKDNKKQGKRKKGTINNNEIDQAKVQEISKQLDFPKSQINHNGEVDEETLIANRMRLAQKLSGQKKKADKQKSPKSEKAGKKPRVWELGGTTKDLASLERTKDKPEEVGDYVPADTGLVGKMKGTIRDLEVESDPDDEDSDDREMESSKAQVQKKANSMFSMFKSLVGNKSLKHEDMLPVLEKFKDHLISKNVAADIAQKLCDSVRVKLEGKVLGTFESVTSTVRATLTDALVQILSPKRRVDILRDALEAKKNNRPYVMAFCGVNGVGKSTNLAKICFWLIENNFRVLIAACDTFRAGAVEQLRTHMRHLNALHPPEKHGNQSMVQLYEKGYGKDAAGIAMEAIRFAKDSRFDVVLVDTAGRMQDNEPLMRALAKLIKVNEPDLVLFVGEALVGNEAVDQLVKFNQALADYSNSVNPHIIDGIVLTKFDTIDDKVGAAISMTYITGQPIVFVGTGQTYTDLKSLNAKAVVHALMK